The Deltaproteobacteria bacterium genome window below encodes:
- the gyrA gene encoding DNA gyrase subunit A: MEIEKGISTIDINKEMRDAYLQYSMSVIVGRALPDVRDGLKPVHRRILFAQSEMSNTHDKPYKKSARVVGDVIGKYHPHGDTAVYDTMVRMAQEFSLRYPLEDGQGNFGSIDGDSPAAMRYTEVRMTKLAEELLNDIEKETIPFGPNYDDSLEIPLVLPAKFPNLLVNGSAGIAVGMATNIPPHNLGEVIDGCIHLIHNPDCLIEELIQRIPGPDFPTNGVIAGREGILQAYLKGRGIITLKAVTEVIQNKDHEEIIVTEIPYQVNKAKLIESIADLVREKTIEGISDIRDESSREGMRIVIILKRNENSSVVLNRLFKFTQMQVSFGIIMLALDKKNQPVTFNLKQMLEAFVDHRRDVVTKRCIFDLKKAQERAHILEGLKKALDNIDEVIATIKASSEAQVARENLMKKFDFSERQAVAILEMRLQRLTGLEKEKILTELAELMKQIDWLKFVLADVKEIFKIIVQELEDIKKKYADPRRTQITGDLTDIEDEDLIADENMVVTITNTGYIKRIPTDEYRTQKRGGKGLKGMETRDEDYVTDIFTASTKTMLLVFTDKGKIYWCKVHKLPLGNRTSKGKSINNVVQTDAKEKVRAILPVEEFSENKYVVMITEKGIIKKTSLDAFSNPRTAGIIALTTDLDDGVIDAQISDGNSDIFIATREGMSIRFDEGDVRAMGRSARGVKGISLSKDDVVVAMEIIEKDSKASILMVTSKGYGKRSSLEEYRTQGRGGVGIITQKTTDKVGIVIGTKKVFDDQDLIISTDNGQIIRMAIKNISLIGRNTQGVRLINLDDKDEVVSGIAAIKEQEVDEVEKLEI, from the coding sequence ATGGAAATAGAAAAAGGAATTTCAACGATAGATATAAATAAAGAAATGAGAGATGCTTACTTACAATACTCTATGTCGGTAATTGTAGGAAGAGCACTTCCGGATGTCAGAGATGGTTTGAAACCAGTTCATCGTCGTATCTTGTTTGCTCAAAGTGAAATGAGCAACACACACGATAAACCGTATAAAAAATCAGCTCGTGTCGTTGGGGATGTTATTGGTAAATATCACCCTCATGGCGATACAGCTGTGTATGATACGATGGTGAGAATGGCTCAAGAGTTTTCATTGCGCTATCCCCTTGAGGATGGGCAAGGTAACTTTGGATCTATTGATGGAGATTCACCAGCGGCAATGAGGTACACAGAAGTTCGAATGACCAAATTAGCGGAAGAACTTTTAAACGATATTGAAAAAGAAACCATTCCTTTTGGTCCAAATTATGATGACTCTTTGGAAATTCCGTTGGTTTTACCAGCAAAGTTTCCAAATCTTTTAGTAAATGGTTCGGCTGGTATTGCTGTAGGAATGGCTACAAATATTCCACCTCACAATTTAGGCGAAGTCATAGATGGTTGCATTCATTTAATTCATAACCCCGATTGTCTTATCGAGGAGTTAATTCAAAGAATTCCAGGGCCCGATTTTCCCACCAATGGTGTTATTGCTGGAAGGGAGGGGATTCTTCAGGCTTATTTGAAAGGTCGTGGAATTATTACTCTTAAGGCTGTTACTGAGGTTATTCAAAATAAAGACCATGAAGAAATTATTGTGACTGAAATTCCATATCAGGTAAATAAGGCTAAGCTTATTGAAAGTATTGCCGATCTTGTAAGAGAAAAGACAATCGAAGGAATCTCTGATATCCGTGACGAGTCTTCAAGAGAAGGAATGAGAATTGTGATCATTCTTAAGCGCAACGAAAACTCAAGCGTTGTCTTGAATAGACTTTTTAAATTTACCCAAATGCAAGTGAGCTTTGGTATCATCATGTTGGCTTTAGATAAAAAAAATCAGCCAGTGACGTTTAACCTTAAACAAATGTTAGAAGCTTTTGTTGATCATCGAAGAGATGTAGTTACTAAACGGTGTATTTTTGACTTAAAGAAAGCTCAAGAAAGAGCTCATATTCTTGAGGGTTTGAAAAAAGCTCTTGATAATATTGATGAAGTGATTGCTACCATTAAAGCCTCTAGCGAAGCCCAAGTTGCTAGAGAAAATTTAATGAAAAAATTTGACTTTAGTGAACGCCAAGCGGTGGCTATTTTAGAAATGCGCCTTCAAAGATTAACGGGTTTAGAAAAAGAAAAAATATTAACTGAACTCGCCGAGCTGATGAAACAAATAGACTGGTTAAAATTTGTCTTAGCTGATGTGAAAGAAATTTTTAAAATTATTGTTCAAGAACTAGAAGATATTAAGAAAAAATATGCAGACCCAAGAAGAACGCAAATAACAGGAGATCTGACAGATATTGAGGATGAAGATTTAATTGCTGATGAAAACATGGTGGTTACTATTACCAATACAGGTTATATAAAAAGAATTCCTACCGATGAATACCGAACTCAAAAACGAGGAGGAAAAGGTTTAAAAGGTATGGAAACACGTGATGAAGACTATGTTACCGATATTTTTACAGCATCAACAAAGACCATGTTGCTGGTCTTTACAGATAAAGGGAAAATATACTGGTGCAAGGTTCATAAATTACCATTGGGTAATAGGACTTCTAAAGGTAAGTCCATAAACAATGTTGTTCAAACGGATGCAAAAGAAAAAGTAAGAGCTATTCTTCCCGTCGAGGAATTTAGTGAAAATAAATACGTTGTTATGATTACAGAAAAAGGGATAATTAAAAAGACATCCTTAGACGCCTTTTCAAATCCAAGAACGGCTGGAATTATTGCCCTGACTACGGATTTAGATGATGGTGTTATTGATGCTCAAATCAGCGATGGAAATAGTGATATTTTTATAGCAACCAGGGAAGGAATGTCGATTCGTTTTGATGAGGGCGATGTGAGGGCTATGGGTCGAAGCGCTCGTGGGGTTAAAGGGATATCTCTTTCAAAAGATGATGTTGTTGTTGCCATGGAAATTATTGAAAAAGATTCAAAAGCATCGATACTTATGGTGACCAGTAAGGGTTATGGAAAAAGATCTTCGTTAGAGGAATACCGCACTCAAGGCCGTGGAGGCGTGGGGATTATTACTCAGAAAACTACGGATAAAGTGGGTATAGTTATTGGAACCAAAAAAGTTTTTGATGATCAAGATTTAATTATTTCAACTGATAATGGACAAATTATAAGGATGGCTATTAAAAATATTTCCTTAATTGGAAGAAACACTCAAGGTGTTCGGTTAATTAACTTAGATGATAAGGACGAGGTTGTTTCTGGAATAGCAGCAATTAAAGAACAAGAAGTCGATGAGGTTGAAAAATTAGAAATATAG
- a CDS encoding DNA replication/repair protein RecF, whose product MYIKNLYANNFRNFNKISLEFSPQVNFFLGRNGQGKTNLLESLYLLIKGDSFRYSNNETFINHNQNKELSEFEKTRVKSIFIENDLSFELEVGIENKSKLFLLNKKKVSSSEIQKKFNCILFSPESLSFIKESSEFRRELIDEFLKSIHSKNVDIIFEYKKILRSRNKLLKENKEGRLEKDNFVPLFEAINSLFIKKACELVYARVEAIKAIKEDINDHMRYINQENVDIFVDYVASGESYLSFSINEIEQKLSHRLNSLKVAEIAYGSSLVGPHKHEIIFLYNQKDSRIFCSQGQQRAIILSFKMAQIVYHRKTHGWYPVLMLDDVLSELDFEKKMRLISFLEKINTQIFITATELDRDTKFSSSTYKITNMVQGKILD is encoded by the coding sequence ATGTATATTAAAAATCTTTATGCTAATAACTTTAGAAATTTTAATAAAATTAGCCTAGAGTTTTCTCCACAAGTAAATTTTTTTTTAGGCCGAAATGGTCAAGGCAAAACAAATCTTTTAGAAAGTTTATATTTATTAATTAAGGGTGATTCTTTTAGATATTCAAATAATGAAACCTTTATAAATCACAATCAGAATAAAGAGTTGTCAGAATTTGAAAAAACGAGAGTCAAATCAATTTTTATTGAAAATGATTTGTCGTTCGAGCTTGAAGTAGGTATCGAAAATAAATCAAAGTTATTTTTGTTAAATAAAAAAAAAGTATCTTCTTCTGAAATTCAAAAAAAATTTAACTGCATATTATTTTCTCCAGAGAGTTTAAGCTTTATTAAAGAATCCTCAGAATTTAGAAGGGAACTCATAGATGAGTTTTTAAAATCAATTCATTCTAAAAATGTGGATATTATTTTTGAATATAAAAAGATTTTGCGTTCAAGAAATAAGCTATTAAAAGAAAATAAAGAAGGTAGGTTAGAAAAAGATAATTTTGTTCCTTTGTTTGAAGCTATAAATAGTTTATTTATAAAAAAAGCCTGTGAACTTGTTTACGCCAGAGTTGAAGCCATAAAGGCCATAAAAGAAGACATAAATGACCATATGCGATATATAAACCAAGAAAATGTGGATATATTCGTGGATTATGTGGCCTCAGGAGAGTCTTATTTAAGTTTTTCAATAAATGAAATTGAACAAAAATTAAGTCATAGATTGAATTCTCTAAAGGTTGCAGAAATAGCTTATGGAAGTTCACTGGTCGGCCCTCATAAGCACGAAATAATATTTCTATATAATCAGAAAGATTCAAGAATTTTTTGTTCGCAGGGGCAGCAAAGAGCAATTATATTATCTTTCAAAATGGCTCAAATCGTGTATCATAGAAAAACTCATGGATGGTATCCTGTTCTGATGTTGGATGACGTACTGTCAGAATTAGATTTTGAAAAAAAAATGAGATTAATATCTTTTTTAGAAAAAATTAATACTCAAATTTTTATCACTGCTACGGAGTTAGATCGTGATACAAAATTTAGTTCTAGTACGTATAAAATTACCAATATGGTTCAAGGAAAAATTCTTGATTAA
- the dnaA gene encoding chromosomal replication initiator protein DnaA: MPINSHFWDQIKTNMKSRNLNNKLLDTWLDPIEYLNTISTNDRPKIQLGVPNAFHQYFVIENLQDKIYTEISNIYNSSFEVEFVVTGNKNMAHPESPQALEEAILNQNTRQFPQQISREKNINSDPLNQELTFSTFVVGKNSEFAHAACYNVAKHPGGHDYNPLYIYGPVGMGKTHLLHAAGNYIRDQYPQVKITYISAERYMNECIASIRHHQMDKFRLKYRENSDILLVDDVQFIGKGEAVQEEFFHTINTFIDRKKQVILASDRMPKDIIDLEDRNRTRLERGLIADITMPDLETRIAILRYKAEKYNVRMSEDVVNHIARISKRSIRELEGNLKKVKMFSELQGLQIDYDLVKKILSNHETQTMISIEEIQRIVGDHFKVRVQDLKSATRSKNIVVPRQIAMHFIKKFLDKSLVDIGKAFGGKDHTTVMNAIERVKYLQQTDQDMFKNIEELESRIHNITGV; this comes from the coding sequence ATGCCAATTAATTCTCATTTTTGGGATCAAATTAAAACAAATATGAAAAGCAGAAATTTAAATAACAAACTGTTAGATACTTGGCTTGACCCAATTGAATATTTAAACACCATTAGTACAAATGACCGACCAAAAATTCAACTTGGTGTCCCGAATGCCTTTCATCAATATTTTGTTATAGAAAACCTTCAGGATAAAATTTACACAGAGATTTCAAATATTTATAATTCATCTTTTGAGGTTGAGTTTGTTGTGACTGGCAACAAAAATATGGCTCATCCCGAAAGTCCACAAGCGCTCGAAGAAGCGATTTTGAATCAAAATACTCGGCAGTTTCCTCAACAAATCAGTAGGGAAAAAAATATCAATTCAGATCCCTTAAACCAAGAGCTCACCTTTTCTACTTTTGTAGTAGGAAAAAATTCGGAATTTGCCCATGCTGCCTGTTACAATGTAGCTAAACATCCTGGAGGTCATGATTATAATCCTCTTTATATTTATGGACCTGTGGGGATGGGTAAAACACATCTTCTTCATGCTGCTGGAAATTATATCCGGGATCAATACCCTCAGGTAAAAATTACATATATTTCCGCTGAACGGTATATGAATGAGTGCATAGCCTCCATAAGACACCATCAAATGGATAAGTTTAGACTTAAATACAGAGAAAATTCGGATATTTTACTTGTAGATGATGTTCAGTTTATTGGGAAAGGTGAGGCCGTTCAAGAGGAGTTTTTTCATACGATTAATACCTTTATCGATCGAAAAAAACAGGTTATTTTAGCCTCAGATAGGATGCCAAAAGATATTATAGATCTGGAGGATAGAAATAGAACGAGGCTTGAGCGTGGATTAATTGCCGATATTACCATGCCTGATTTAGAAACTCGAATTGCTATCTTAAGGTATAAAGCTGAAAAATATAACGTTAGAATGTCAGAAGATGTCGTCAATCATATTGCAAGAATTTCTAAAAGATCAATTAGAGAATTAGAGGGAAATTTAAAAAAGGTAAAAATGTTTTCTGAATTGCAAGGTTTGCAAATTGATTATGATTTAGTAAAAAAAATATTATCAAATCATGAAACTCAAACGATGATAAGTATTGAGGAAATTCAAAGAATTGTTGGTGACCATTTTAAAGTCCGAGTGCAAGACTTGAAATCTGCAACCAGATCTAAAAATATCGTTGTTCCGCGTCAGATAGCTATGCATTTTATAAAGAAATTTTTAGATAAATCTCTTGTTGATATTGGAAAAGCTTTCGGTGGTAAAGATCACACGACCGTAATGAATGCCATTGAACGAGTTAAATATCTACAACAGACGGATCAAGATATGTTTAAGAATATTGAAGAGTTAGAATCTAGAATCCACAATATCACAGGTGTGTGA
- the dnaN gene encoding DNA polymerase III subunit beta, producing the protein MKIEIDKKDLLNLIGKTLNIVDKKNTMAVLVNVLLDAEKERVKVFATDLEVSLTDEVYAKVMEPGKVVVSTKSLFEICKKLSDGKIQLIKKENNWLEIKQGKFSSRIVGVSHEEYPIFPTYNPQFLLKLKANVLKEMIDKTSYSVSNDETRYHLNGVFFEITPQGICRMVATDGHRLSLVNKQIENIKINLPTGVIIPRKGLLEIKKIVENSNEIIEISIEGSQFYLKNESTILMIRLIEGKYPNYQQFVPQKLPHKVMINRNEFLNSLERVALLANQKSKAVLLNIVSDKMEISSNNPELGEAKEEIEIEYSGPELKLGFNARYLLDVLTSMEDSKVVLEINNHLSPGVIRPAEDLNYTCVVMPMRI; encoded by the coding sequence ATGAAAATAGAAATTGATAAAAAAGATCTTTTAAATTTAATCGGAAAAACTTTGAATATTGTGGATAAAAAAAATACCATGGCTGTTCTGGTCAATGTTTTATTGGATGCAGAAAAAGAAAGGGTTAAAGTTTTTGCAACAGATTTGGAAGTAAGTCTTACGGATGAAGTATACGCAAAGGTCATGGAGCCTGGAAAGGTTGTAGTTAGTACAAAAAGTCTTTTTGAAATTTGTAAAAAATTATCCGATGGAAAAATACAATTAATCAAAAAAGAAAATAACTGGTTAGAAATAAAACAAGGAAAATTTTCTTCAAGAATTGTTGGAGTAAGCCATGAAGAGTACCCAATATTTCCAACTTACAATCCACAGTTTTTATTAAAGCTTAAGGCAAATGTACTGAAAGAAATGATAGATAAAACCAGTTATTCTGTTTCGAATGATGAAACAAGATATCATCTTAACGGGGTCTTTTTCGAGATAACTCCTCAAGGTATTTGCAGAATGGTGGCTACAGATGGACATCGATTGAGCTTAGTAAATAAACAAATTGAAAATATAAAAATAAACTTACCTACGGGTGTGATTATTCCAAGAAAAGGGTTGTTGGAAATTAAAAAAATTGTTGAAAATAGTAATGAAATTATAGAAATTTCTATTGAAGGGTCACAGTTCTACTTGAAAAATGAATCAACGATTTTGATGATACGTTTGATTGAAGGAAAGTATCCTAATTATCAACAGTTTGTTCCACAAAAACTACCACATAAAGTTATGATTAACAGAAATGAATTTTTAAATTCTCTTGAGAGGGTGGCTCTCTTGGCTAATCAAAAATCTAAAGCTGTTTTGCTAAACATCGTCAGTGATAAAATGGAAATTTCATCTAATAATCCTGAGTTGGGTGAGGCAAAGGAAGAAATCGAAATAGAATATTCTGGGCCAGAATTAAAATTAGGTTTTAATGCTAGGTACTTGTTAGATGTACTCACCTCAATGGAAGACTCCAAAGTTGTCTTAGAAATTAATAATCATTTGTCACCAGGAGTGATTCGACCTGCAGAAGATTTGAATTATACCTGTGTTGTCATGCCTATGAGAATTTAA
- the gyrB gene encoding DNA topoisomerase (ATP-hydrolyzing) subunit B has translation MSSEDILGTVEENKNYGADSIQVLEGLEAVRKRPGMYIGDTGFRGYHHLVYEIVDNSVDEALAGFCKNISITINADESITIEDDGRGVPVDGHKSGKSALEVVYTVLHAGGKFDGSSYKVSGGLHGVGASVVNALSSRCIVEVQRQGFIWQQKFEKGNPISKVEKMGETHKTGTKVNFKPDREIFKDETINFDFTYLCNRFRELAFLNAGLRILVSDERTQKKQEFQFSKGIAEFVEYMNQSKKPLHNDVVYFKAEKDTVEIEIAMQWNDSYAESIFTYCNNINTHEGGTHLMGFRAALTRTTNSYATAKNLLKDLKENLEGEDIREGLAAVISVKVREPQFEGQTKTKLGNTEVKGIVESLINERLADWLDRNPAQSKQIIQKCADAARAREAARKARELTRRKTALDGGSLPGKMADCQERDPALCEIYLVEGDSAGGSAKQARDRKTQAVLPLKGKILNVEKARFDKMLSNEEIRMMISALGTGIGKENVSADKIRYHKVIIMTDADVDGSHIRTLLLTFFYRQMPEVIEKGYIYIAQPPLYRAKKGQSEVYLKDDIALTEYLLSMGVNNFKIIGKNLTEIDFKKMIFSIQKLTHLLKISAHKHDPDFLYFLISKVIEWEKVVSTEAQWDELVSDFKAWVKNNTQLGITEIESAIKVNELGNNFLELITTRYADKKITKISNALVSAPEILELQTIWKTIQSYSMLPINVQIGNETVSFDSYADFYAQMMETTKKGIYIQRYKGLGEMNPEQLWETTLNPANRRLLKVTIDDAVAADETFSILMGEQVEPRRKFIHDNALLARALDV, from the coding sequence ATGAGCTCAGAAGATATTTTAGGAACTGTTGAAGAAAATAAAAATTATGGTGCTGATTCAATTCAAGTATTAGAAGGTTTGGAAGCCGTTAGAAAAAGACCAGGTATGTACATTGGTGATACGGGATTTCGTGGATACCATCACTTAGTTTATGAAATTGTTGACAACTCAGTGGATGAAGCTTTGGCGGGATTTTGTAAAAATATATCAATTACAATCAATGCAGATGAATCAATAACTATTGAAGATGATGGACGTGGAGTACCTGTTGATGGCCATAAATCGGGTAAATCTGCTCTTGAAGTAGTATATACAGTACTTCATGCGGGGGGAAAATTCGATGGTTCTTCATATAAAGTTTCAGGTGGACTTCATGGGGTGGGGGCTTCCGTAGTAAATGCGCTGTCGTCTAGGTGTATCGTAGAAGTTCAACGTCAGGGATTTATTTGGCAGCAAAAATTTGAAAAAGGAAACCCCATATCTAAAGTTGAAAAAATGGGTGAAACTCATAAAACAGGAACAAAGGTTAATTTCAAACCAGATAGAGAAATCTTTAAAGATGAAACAATAAATTTCGATTTTACTTATTTGTGCAATCGTTTTAGAGAGCTTGCGTTTTTAAACGCTGGCTTAAGAATTTTAGTTAGCGATGAAAGAACTCAAAAGAAACAAGAGTTTCAGTTTTCTAAAGGGATTGCAGAATTTGTTGAATACATGAATCAATCTAAAAAACCTTTACACAACGATGTTGTTTATTTTAAGGCAGAAAAAGATACGGTTGAAATTGAAATTGCGATGCAGTGGAATGATTCTTATGCAGAATCGATTTTTACATATTGTAATAATATAAACACTCATGAGGGGGGAACTCACCTTATGGGATTTAGAGCTGCTCTCACAAGAACAACCAATAGTTATGCAACGGCAAAAAACCTCTTAAAAGATTTAAAAGAGAATCTTGAGGGGGAAGATATTCGTGAAGGTTTAGCCGCTGTGATTTCAGTTAAGGTAAGGGAGCCTCAGTTTGAAGGGCAAACAAAAACAAAACTTGGTAATACTGAAGTTAAAGGAATTGTTGAATCATTGATCAACGAAAGACTTGCAGATTGGTTAGATCGCAATCCAGCACAATCAAAACAAATTATTCAAAAATGTGCAGATGCCGCTAGAGCGCGAGAGGCCGCGAGAAAAGCGCGTGAATTGACAAGAAGAAAAACGGCTTTAGATGGAGGTTCTCTTCCAGGAAAAATGGCAGATTGCCAAGAACGAGACCCTGCTCTTTGTGAAATATATCTGGTGGAAGGTGACTCGGCAGGAGGATCTGCGAAACAAGCGCGCGATAGAAAAACTCAAGCTGTTTTGCCTTTAAAGGGAAAAATTTTAAATGTAGAAAAAGCTAGATTTGATAAAATGTTATCAAATGAAGAGATTCGTATGATGATTTCTGCCTTGGGTACAGGGATTGGAAAAGAAAATGTAAGTGCTGATAAAATTAGGTATCATAAAGTGATTATTATGACCGATGCCGATGTGGACGGATCTCATATTAGAACCTTATTGTTAACTTTTTTCTATCGACAAATGCCAGAGGTTATTGAAAAAGGATATATTTATATTGCCCAACCCCCTCTTTACCGAGCGAAAAAAGGACAAAGTGAAGTTTATCTAAAAGATGACATTGCTCTAACGGAATATTTGCTGAGTATGGGGGTTAATAATTTTAAAATTATTGGTAAAAATTTAACAGAGATAGATTTTAAAAAAATGATATTTAGTATTCAAAAACTAACTCACTTATTAAAAATTTCAGCTCATAAACATGATCCTGATTTCTTATATTTCTTAATATCCAAAGTAATTGAGTGGGAAAAGGTTGTCAGTACAGAGGCTCAATGGGATGAGCTTGTCTCTGATTTTAAAGCCTGGGTTAAAAACAATACTCAGCTAGGAATTACGGAAATTGAATCTGCAATTAAAGTTAATGAGTTGGGAAATAATTTTTTAGAATTAATAACAACTCGTTATGCAGATAAAAAAATAACAAAAATTTCTAATGCTTTAGTGAGTGCTCCTGAAATATTAGAACTGCAAACCATTTGGAAAACGATACAAAGTTATTCAATGTTGCCGATCAATGTGCAAATTGGAAACGAGACAGTTTCTTTTGATAGCTATGCTGATTTCTATGCTCAAATGATGGAAACAACTAAAAAAGGAATCTATATTCAACGATATAAGGGATTAGGCGAAATGAATCCCGAACAACTTTGGGAAACAACATTGAATCCAGCAAATAGAAGGTTGTTAAAAGTGACGATTGACGACGCTGTTGCGGCAGATGAAACGTTTAGTATTTTGATGGGTGAACAAGTTGAACCAAGAAGAAAATTTATACATGATAATGCTCTGCTTGCTAGAGCTTTGGATGTATAG